The following are encoded together in the Mesoterricola sediminis genome:
- a CDS encoding hybrid sensor histidine kinase/response regulator: MARRRVSPPLPDPLPDASARAGLDAAPDGILAAREDGTLRYGNPAMGRLLGVAPGALPGTSLRAWVPDDWWVDWQNPVLETVLPLADGTRVPVVVTRAWVPGDGRRDLFLYVHDLTARRATEAALRRSEHRYALAFNASPDAINLTRLKDGTYLEVSEGFTRMSGWTRDESLGRTAIELGIWAEPDERRSMAALLRERGEFDGLAFSFRHKTGRLLKGLMSGRIVSLDGVPCILTITRDITRQVEAEQALRNLSELMTSIMTQVQAYIALIDRRGRIRFLNRVPAGIAPEDIQGADFRLGLREETRELADRALAAVLAGSPQEAWEGWAMGPGGKWCWYHSQMGPMTENGELTGAVLVSLDETLRRRQEERIRDSEDRFQAFQLHTPDALFWIRVETGGRLAMEGMNPAAERVLGLASEQVRGRSFEAVVPASMARLFEDHVRQTLAAGAPRTFEEDIPGQAGTVHMTTTLVPVRDAAGRIYRVVGTSRDTTHARRMEEALRQAQKLESLGVLAGGIAHDFNNLLTAIMGNLNLAQAGLPETSPALPLLDAVENAVLKASELTGQMLAYSGKGRFSVKPRDLNAVVSDLVRLLKATLTKKATLQVQLGEDLPAIEGDAAQLQQVVMNLVTNASDALGGREGVIRIATSLASLDAARIAEEFPAQNLSPGPYVVLEVEDTGCGMTPEVLARIFDPFFTTKIQGRGLGLSAMLGILRGHKAGLRIRSEPGSGSLFQVYFPATAGKVPAEAEARPEAGCAFRGRVLLVDDEEIILESTGAVLASLGFEVVAARDGQEALEAFSAPGADWALVLMDLTMPRMDGATAFRAMRDLKPGVPVILSSGYDRQALEGAQPAAFVQKPYRVKELGALVRDVLAGTGAPIPQKR, from the coding sequence ATGGCCCGCCGCCGCGTCTCTCCCCCCCTCCCCGACCCCCTGCCGGACGCCTCGGCACGGGCGGGCCTCGACGCGGCGCCGGACGGCATCCTTGCGGCCCGCGAGGACGGCACCCTCCGCTACGGGAACCCCGCGATGGGCCGCTTGCTGGGGGTGGCGCCTGGCGCCTTGCCTGGCACGTCCCTGCGGGCCTGGGTGCCGGACGACTGGTGGGTGGATTGGCAAAACCCCGTGCTGGAAACGGTCCTTCCGCTGGCCGATGGCACGCGGGTCCCCGTGGTGGTCACCCGGGCCTGGGTGCCGGGGGACGGCCGCCGGGACCTCTTCCTGTACGTCCATGATCTGACCGCGCGCCGCGCGACAGAGGCGGCCCTCCGAAGAAGCGAGCACCGCTACGCCCTGGCCTTCAACGCCAGCCCGGACGCCATCAACCTCACCCGCCTCAAGGACGGCACCTACTTGGAGGTGAGCGAGGGCTTCACCCGCATGTCCGGCTGGACCCGGGACGAATCCCTGGGGCGGACGGCCATCGAGCTCGGCATCTGGGCCGAACCGGATGAACGCAGGTCCATGGCCGCCCTCCTGCGGGAGCGGGGGGAGTTCGACGGCCTGGCCTTCTCCTTCCGGCACAAGACCGGCCGTCTTTTGAAGGGATTGATGTCGGGCCGGATCGTGTCCCTGGACGGCGTCCCCTGCATCCTCACCATCACCCGGGACATCACCCGGCAGGTGGAGGCCGAACAGGCCCTGCGGAACCTGAGCGAACTGATGACCTCCATCATGACCCAGGTGCAGGCCTACATCGCGCTCATCGACCGCCGGGGGCGGATCCGCTTCCTGAACCGGGTGCCCGCGGGGATCGCGCCGGAGGACATCCAGGGGGCGGATTTCCGCCTGGGCCTCCGGGAGGAGACCCGGGAGCTGGCCGACCGGGCCCTGGCCGCGGTCCTGGCCGGGTCCCCCCAGGAGGCGTGGGAGGGCTGGGCCATGGGGCCGGGCGGGAAATGGTGCTGGTACCACAGCCAGATGGGCCCGATGACGGAGAACGGGGAGCTCACGGGGGCCGTGCTCGTGTCCCTGGACGAGACCCTCCGCCGGCGCCAGGAGGAGCGGATCCGCGACAGCGAGGACCGGTTCCAGGCCTTCCAGCTCCACACCCCGGACGCCCTGTTCTGGATCCGGGTGGAGACGGGGGGCCGCCTCGCCATGGAGGGCATGAACCCCGCGGCGGAGCGGGTGCTGGGGCTCGCCTCCGAGCAGGTCCGCGGCAGGTCCTTCGAGGCCGTGGTGCCCGCGTCCATGGCCCGCCTCTTCGAGGACCACGTCCGCCAGACCCTGGCCGCCGGCGCCCCCCGGACCTTCGAGGAGGACATCCCCGGCCAGGCCGGGACCGTCCACATGACCACCACCCTGGTGCCCGTGCGGGATGCCGCGGGGCGGATCTACCGCGTCGTCGGCACCTCCCGGGACACCACCCACGCGCGGCGGATGGAGGAGGCGCTCCGCCAGGCCCAGAAGCTGGAGAGCCTCGGCGTGCTCGCGGGCGGGATCGCCCACGACTTCAACAACCTCCTGACGGCCATCATGGGCAACCTCAACCTCGCCCAGGCCGGCCTTCCCGAGACCTCCCCGGCCCTTCCGCTCCTCGACGCGGTGGAGAACGCCGTGCTGAAGGCCTCGGAGCTGACGGGCCAGATGCTGGCCTACTCCGGGAAGGGGCGCTTCTCCGTGAAGCCGCGGGACCTCAACGCCGTTGTCTCCGACCTGGTGAGGCTGCTCAAGGCCACCCTGACCAAGAAGGCCACGCTGCAGGTCCAGCTGGGCGAGGACCTGCCGGCCATCGAAGGCGACGCCGCCCAGCTCCAGCAGGTGGTCATGAACCTGGTGACCAACGCCTCCGACGCCCTCGGCGGCCGCGAGGGGGTGATCCGGATCGCCACTTCCCTGGCCTCCCTGGACGCGGCGCGGATCGCCGAGGAGTTCCCCGCCCAGAACCTCTCGCCGGGTCCCTACGTCGTCCTGGAGGTGGAGGACACGGGGTGCGGGATGACGCCGGAGGTGCTGGCGCGCATCTTCGACCCCTTCTTCACCACCAAGATCCAGGGCCGGGGCCTCGGGCTCTCGGCGATGCTCGGCATCCTCCGGGGGCACAAGGCGGGCCTCCGGATCCGGAGCGAGCCGGGTTCCGGCTCCCTCTTCCAGGTCTACTTCCCCGCCACCGCCGGGAAGGTCCCCGCCGAGGCCGAGGCCCGGCCGGAGGCGGGCTGCGCGTTCCGGGGCCGGGTCCTCCTGGTCGACGACGAGGAGATCATCCTGGAGTCCACCGGGGCGGTGCTGGCCTCCCTGGGCTTCGAGGTCGTCGCCGCCCGGGACGGACAGGAGGCCCTGGAGGCCTTCTCCGCCCCCGGGGCGGACTGGGCCCTCGTCCTCATGGACCTCACCATGCCGCGCATGGACGGCGCCACCGCCTTCCGGGCCATGCGGGACCTGAAGCCCGGCGTCCCCGTCATCCTCAGCAGCGGCTACGACCGCCAGGCCCTGGAGGGGGCCCAGCCCGCGGCCTTCGTGCAGAAGCCCTACCGCGTGAAGGAGCTGGGGGCCCTCGTCAGGGACGTGCTCGCAGGGACCGGAGCGCCGATTCCGCAAAAGCGCTGA